GCAgcaaaatttgacattttaaaagttaaacagtgaaaatcaaatgaaaacccGTGTCTTTGATACGAGAAAGTCACCAGTGATCTTTAAGACTATAATTTCCTTGATTTAGTGAAAGTGAAAACCACATTTTTATGGCTCAAAGGATGAATCCTATGAGGAAATAATTCTAGCAGGTGGATACTAATCATTTGAGAACTCTTGTTGTGAAAGAGGAAGTAATTTGAATGATAAATAGCAAAGATTCTTCTCCCCATATTGAGagattgtatgtattttttttttaatgagggaaAAGTGGTCAATGAGAGACAAGAGAAACGCAAGGATGGCAAAAAGAGGGAATAAGTGAAAGAATAAGATAGTTATTGAAAGACATAGGTGAGAAAGATAATGAAAGAGATAGAGAATATGAAATCGAAGGTTTAGGTCAATTATCATTGCCAAATAATGGATACCTGCCCTGATTCAGTCATTAGTATAGGAAGGTTGGATCTTCGACTCCTTAATTTCAGCAATGACCTTTTTAGTTGGCCAGTATTATCCACATTGTGCCATTGAAGAACTGTGAGACAGGGGCAGCCGGGTGGCTTGCTTTGGGTCCCAGGAAGTGGAAGAGAATGGATTCAGAGCACAGACTGTTGAGTTCTGAAGCTTGGACCTACAGTGAGAAGCAATACtgttgttcatttgtcatgagacAAGGGCTGTAGTAGAGAGATGTGTGGGGTAGGCAGGAAGACCAGAGTGAGTCATGGGCTGGCATGTTTCCAGGCAGCTTGCACATGCAACAGGGGGACAGTGATAGGATGGCAATCTGTTCTGTGTCTTTTTCATCCACATGAACTCTAAGTGTAGGGAAGTGTAATATTTACTTTGAAATCTCAGCAACTAGCAGCAATGGCACTTCATGGATGTTTGCCAAATGAGTGGAAAAAGAAATGTCTACTTTCTGTCACAGATTTGTGAAAATTCAGTAACagttaacagatttttttcttgaggttttagaattaaaattgaaTGTCATCTTTGAGGCATTTGGTCTGACCATGATTGAAGAAAAGCCAAGTGAGAGGTGGTGGTGGAAGGTTTATGATAGAACCAAAGAGGAGGAACAGTTGAAAGGGGAGATCAGGTAAGAGAAGGACACCAGGAGAGTTTATGAAAATGTATGTGGCTGAACCGTGAAAGAGATGGGCATTTGGGGAAACTGCTTGTTTTGTTTCAGCCTTTATTGGACAAGAGAGTAGAGGCATAGACAGTCTTACCTTTCTGCTCACAGACCCTAGCAAGATCCCTTTGGATTCTAGGACAGGCAAGCAGCTCTGTTTCTGCCCTCAAGCCCTCTTACTGcctttatcttttacttttaaaaaaaatttaaaaatttgaacagTTTCTGTTTAGTGTTCAACATTGATATTGTAACATATAGTTCTACTTAAGAACCTTTCTGGggtgaaagaaaacacaaaagaaattccATTCCAGCATACGTCtacatatattcatacatatattgTACTCTGCCTTGGTCAATGATGAAGGTTCCTTAAACAAttgcttcccttcctcttttgtAAATAGAAAGTCAAACATCCATactgtcattttctttatttcgAGCCCATATGCAAAGGATAGATTCTTAAGAACATCAAGttgataagaaaaatgaaaagaacaaggtATGATTACAATTCCTTCCCTTCTGATCCCAGTGAAGGCTGAAGAGATCAGGGctataaaaaatgcaaatggtcCCCATGTCCTCAAGGTGACCAGTCatcctgaagccctcagttctaTTACAGAATGCCTCCAATTTCATTTATATCTGAGTTTGTGGAGGTTATACATGGGAAAATCCTTTGTTATTCTATCTACTCTAAGGCAGAGGTCATGTTACTACTAATACTCAGACTAGTATGTAATATTGTTACCAGTACAGTCTACAGGGTACTTTCTCCAAAGTTACCTACATTTCAGCTTGAAAGTACTTATGAGTGGTATAATGTCCTGTTTCATATATAAAAGTTTGTCACTAAACCACAATAACAAAGCTGCTAAATAAAATCAGATTTCAAACCTATCTTCTCTGATTCTAGAACTTTCCACAAGGCCCTGCTTCTTCCCAAAGAGTGAGTGCCTGCCTCTTGTaatagatttattcattttatcatgATGAAGCTAGTTGACACAATTAAGGTAGTTTTTGTAACTTTCCAACcagatttttttccattgtttttcattttacctaCTACTGTCACCTACCAAGCTCCCCTCACTCTCAATCTGAGGTAAGTTGGTAAAGATGTGAGCTCCTAAAATTGCACTGCATTATCTCCAGCGTTTAACTGGGTTATCTTGAGACCACTTCATGTCCATATAAAAGTGCTGGCCTGACTCTGATGAGAATAGATGTAATACATGTTGGGATAAAGCTTGTCATCTTGGCCAGTAAATGGTGTGAAACATCTGGTTAAGGCTGGCCAATTGTATACAATATGTAttcataaaaagtttttttttaataattctttgatTCAATAGATTCTATTGTTTCTGACTTTCTCTGCAGATTAATaatcttcagattttttaatGGGAATGGGTAACCAGACTTGGGAGAGAGAGTTTATTCTCCTTGGCCTGTCCAGTGACTGGGACACACGGGTCTCCCTCTTTGTCCTCTTCTTGATCAAGTACATGGTGACAGTGCTGGGGAATTTCTTCATTGTTCTTCTCATCAGACTGGACAGCCGACTCCatacccccatgtacttctttctcACCAACCTCTCCCTCGTTGATGTCTCTTATGCCACAAGCATCGTTCCTCAGATGCTGGCGCATTTTCTTGCAGCACATAAAGCAATCCCATTTGTGAGCTGTGCAGCCCAGTTATTTTTCTCCCTGGGCTTGGGCGGGATTGAGTTTGTTCTATTGGcagtgatggcctatgaccgctacgtgGCTGTGTGTAACCCCCTGCGATACTCGGTCATCATGCACGGAGGCCTCTGTGCTAGGTTGGCCATCACATCCTGGGTCAGTGGCTCTGTCAACTCTCTCATGCAGACTGTAATCACCTTTCAGCTGCCCATGTGCCAAAACAAGTATATTGATCACATATCCTGCGAACTCCTAGCTGTGGTCAGACTGGCTTGTGTGGACACCTCCTCCAATGAGATCGCAATCATGGTTTCTAGCATTGTTCTGCTGATGACACCTTTCTGCCTGGTTCTCCTGTCCTACATCCAGATCATCTCCACCATCCTAAAGATCCAGTCCacggagggaagaaagaaagccttCCACACCTGTGCCTCTCACCTCACAGTGGTTGTCCTGTGCTATGGCATGGCCATTTTCACGTATATCCAGCCCCGCTCCAGCCCCTCTGTCCTTCAGGAGAAGCTGATCTCTCTCTTCTATGCTGTGTTGACACCCATGCTGAACCCCATGATTTATAGTGTAAGGAATAAGGAGATGAAGGGGGCCTGGCAGAAGCTATTAGGGCAATTATCTGGGTTAACATCAAAACTGGCAACTTGATGAATCCTGAGCATCACTTAGAGAAAGGAGCTTTGCCTGTGTTTTCTCCCACTTGACTCAGATATGGCAGTCATCATCTGCATTGTCCTGGAAACCAGGAAGGAGATGAGGACACATGTACTGGTGATGCTGGGTGGGAGGCTGGAGGTTGGGTTGgcgtgtgggtgtgggtgtattTTATGTCACAGCAGCGTGTTCAGTGGAGTTGAGCACTGCTGTAATAGAGCTTCCCACACTTTTTCTGTGTCCGTTCATATGGCCTGAGagtaataagaagaaaaaacacactgTTTTGATTTGTTACATTGTTCGTAATCCCGGACCTATTTGTGGATCTTACTCTGGATCACTGGTTCTTATTCATCCAAATTTTGTACAAGGTAATTGCGTTTCCATTGggaactaaaatattttcatattctagaCTCACTTAAAATAATGTGTGACGTATGAAGCCACATGCAGTAACTGTGTGAGTCACTGTTCTGAGAGAGATGCTATGGAGGCTGTTACGATGTCTTTGTGCTGGACCACTGACTGTGCACATAGCATCTTGCCTGAGTGCGGAAGGTACCTCAGGGAAGGAGCATCAACTAAAGGTCTTGTTTTATAGCAACAGGAATATAACTAAAGGTGTTTTTGAAGGCTACTACAGGCCAAAGAAAAGTCACATCTGGGGAACTACTTGACAGCATACAAGCAATTTGCGAGGAACTTTACTGCGTATGTAAGAGGTACCGCTTAAATGTTAAAACTGTCCATTCTGAAAATTCCATAACCTCTTTTCTGAGACTTTAGGAACAATAAGCACATAAAGtatgaattaatatataaaatataagagaGTTAATCTGAGAAAGGACAGATTTCTGAGCCAAGGCCACTGAAAGATAAGACAATTTCAATATGTATTTTGGGAATCAGGATAGTTGGGCCAACTGTGTTTCCCTCTAGTCTCTGAATGCCttctcccatccctcctcccccacacaaCAGGGCCCTACCTGATCTTTGTAAATTAATGAGGTGGAATATGTGAGGCTGGACCTCATCTCTGAGAAAACACCTAAGTAAGGaacaaaagggagaagaaatattGTACAACGGgtaaggaaggggaaagaggagaaagaatggaTACTAGCTCATCTTCTCACTCCCttgaaaaaaacctcaaagacCTTTCTTCTTGTGTCTCATGTAAGTCAGGGGATTCACAGTTTTtccatttgtgaatatgttatcACACATTCTCAGTGTTCAAGCAGAGTTGAAGTTTCATATAATCCAAAGCTCATCCGACATTTCAAATCTACCTAAAAGTAATCAATcctaaatttttcaaaattggcATGTGTCTCGATAGATGTCAGTGGTACTGAGCTAAATTTCTCATTAGGTATTCAGATATCAGTGGAATATCTACTGTGTATCAGTGACAATGAATTGTTGAGACACAATAGTCGATATGAATGAGTCCTGAAAATATAACGGCATAGCAAGGATGACAGTGAAGCAATTAAAATGCAGGGTGAGAGGAGTCACAGACAGTAAGACTTTGGGGGTGATTGCAGTAGTCTTCTGTATGAAAAGACCGGAAACTATCTTGTTGGAGGCCAGGAAAGTGAGAACAAGTGACCCAGATAACAAGCAACCCAAGCAAAGGAGCACCTTGTGAAGTGTGCTGAGCTGGAAGAGAgcacaaaaattcaaaaaatatccAAGGCTGGGCTTATGGGGCAGAGAGGCTGAGGAACTAGTGAGGCTAAGGCAAGTGGTAGGCCAGGTCTTGGAGGGCACTGAATGCAAAATCCAAGCCAATAAAGATTTTGTTAAGGCAGTGGTAGCTTGATAAAATTTACATTCTTGAGATATCATTTTGGCAAACaagtcagaggaagaaaggatTGGAGCAGAGGAGACTAGCTAGGGGGCTGCTCCACAATCATTATTGAGACATTAGAGGAATCTGAATTAAGATAGTGGctatagagaaaagagaaaagtcaagTTCTGTGATTTAAAAGTATTTCAGAGGAATAGTTCATCTTCTCTCAGTTTGGAATTCCCATGTGGATCTCATTTGTCTTCTAAAATATCAATATCCTGTCTAAATATTCTATAAATTGTGGAGTCAACTGAAAAATTGACCACTCTGAACACATCCTATATACAGTGTAGGAGAAagatataaaagaaggaaatgagccAAATATATACAGGACACCTCAAGGAGGAGAATATGTGAAGGTGCTGTACCTCATTTCTGTGACTGATGGGTGGGCCCAGCGTGACTTTTCTCCGCCTCCCATCCCATGATCCCTTTGCCTTCATCCAGCAACTTAGCTTGTTTGGGTTCACCTGAAAGGTTTTCCAGATCTGCATTTCTCAGGAAGCAGAAATGTTGAGAGTGGGCTTCAGATATGTAGAAACAGACgagtgtaattttattttccatgtgttaaatttctacttttatctttttcattttataggcTTTTTTTTCTAGGACTGCCTTTTCTCAGAAATTTAAATTCTCATTAATTAATATACATGAATACCTTGAGACAATAGACATTCCTAATTAGTAGCTGTTTGTGAACGACATTCTCAGTATAAGGGAGGAAAGTACTGTTGATTCAGGGGCAAAATAAGATGATATTCTAAATAATAAAGccattaaatatttcttccttttttttttttaaagattttatttatttatttgacacagagagagaaacagccagtgagagagggaacacaagcaggggcagtaggagaggaagaagcaggcttccagcggagcagggagcctgatatgggactcgatcccaggaccctgggatcacgccctgagttgaaggcagacgcttaaccactgagccacccaggtgcccctaaatatatttcttttaaaagagttggacacagaaaaatatttgagaattaaaATCTTGTTCATTATTTAATAACCATAAAAATATCACTGAGGTATTTTATAAGGAACAAAAGAcctaatacatataaaaattgcAGTTTGTTCAAATAGGAATCCAAATAAAATCCATACATTGCCATTGTCTACTATGTCTCTGAAGACCCACTTAATGTATAGGttcatcttcaatttccttttttccccttggaaTTACTTGTTGAATAAAACAGTGTTGTTTTTCCCAGTTGGATTCTCATGCAGCTTGGATTGTTTGATGACATCCCTGGAGTGTAATTTGCATGTTCCATTGACCCTGTATCTCCTTTTAGATCTGAAGGCTTGatcatatttaaatgtattttcttttctggcaAGATTTTTCAGATGGTGGCATGTGCTTCTATCAAGAGGGACACAGTGTTCAGTTTCTGTTCTCTAGGGTTTATTACGGTTATTGCATTGCCTAGGGTTTCTCAACAGCAGCCAATGTCTATGGACATTTAGGGCTAGATAGTTGTTTCTTGCGGGGGCTCTTCTGCACATTGTAGGGtattttttcaacattcctgACCTCTACCCACAAAATGGGATTTGTGTCCCCTCCCGACCTCCTCCAGTTTTGACAATCAGAAAAGTCTCCAGATG
The sequence above is a segment of the Ursus arctos isolate Adak ecotype North America unplaced genomic scaffold, UrsArc2.0 scaffold_3, whole genome shotgun sequence genome. Coding sequences within it:
- the LOC125281083 gene encoding olfactory receptor-like protein OLF3 — encoded protein: MGMGNQTWEREFILLGLSSDWDTRVSLFVLFLIKYMVTVLGNFFIVLLIRLDSRLHTPMYFFLTNLSLVDVSYATSIVPQMLAHFLAAHKAIPFVSCAAQLFFSLGLGGIEFVLLAVMAYDRYVAVCNPLRYSVIMHGGLCARLAITSWVSGSVNSLMQTVITFQLPMCQNKYIDHISCELLAVVRLACVDTSSNEIAIMVSSIVLLMTPFCLVLLSYIQIISTILKIQSTEGRKKAFHTCASHLTVVVLCYGMAIFTYIQPRSSPSVLQEKLISLFYAVLTPMLNPMIYSVRNKEMKGAWQKLLGQLSGLTSKLAT